The following are from one region of the Corylus avellana chromosome ca1, CavTom2PMs-1.0 genome:
- the LOC132167168 gene encoding 2-hydroxyisoflavanone dehydratase-like — SFFFLHHVKCHFFVSLSFYVNQASSFKYLKTPFIAISLPSNSSHYHSSPIDSLNNQVLHEFRFFRVYKDGRIEKFHSIHKIPPSEDQITGVRSKDVVISSDPAVSARIFLPKIHDRTRKLPVLFYIHGGGFCFQSAFSPEFHRLVSSLAAKSNAIAVSVEYGLFPERPIPACYEDSWAGLQWVASHANRNGPEPWLNEYADFDRVFVGGDSGGGNISHTLAVWVGTLGLPGVKLVGVILVHPFFGGMEDDHMWLYMCPTNGGLEDPRPKPSTEDLSKLGCERVLIFFAQNDHLIDVGRWYYEELKKSEWAGNVEVVEHEGEAHIFHLMKPDCEKAIDLVNKFAAFINKE, encoded by the coding sequence AGCTTTTTCTTCCTCCACCACGTGAAATGTCATTTCTTTGTCTCCCTCTCTTTTTACGTTAACCAGGCCTCATCCTTCAAATATCTCAAAACCCCTTTCATCGCTATTTCACTACCATCTAACTCTAGCCATTACCATTCATCTCCGATAGACTCTTTGAACAACCAAGTACTCCATGAGTTTCGCTTCTTCCGTGTATACAAAGATGGTCGTATCGAAAAATTCCATTCCATCCACAAAATCCCTCCGTCCGAAGACCAAATCACCGGGGTGAGATCCAAAGATGTCGTGATTTCATCTGACCCTGCTGTATCCGCCCGAATTTTCCTACCCAAGATCCATGACCGGACCCGGAAACTTCCTGTGTTGTTCTACATCCATGGTGGTGGCTTTTGCTTTCAGTCCGCCTTCTCTCCAGAGTTCCACAGGTTGGTCAGCTCATTGGCCGCTAAATCCAACGCCATTGCCGTCTCGGTTGAGTACGGGCTGTTTCCGGAGCGGCCCATACCCGCTTGCTACGAAGACTCATGGGCGGGGCTTCAATGGGTCGCATCTCATGCCAACAGAAACGGCCCGGAGCCATGGTTGAACGAGTACGCTGATTTTGACCGGGTCTTCGTTGGTGGGGACAGTGGAGGAGGGAACATTTCTCATACCTTGGCAGTTTGGGTTGGGACACTCGGGTTACCGGGCGTGAAGCTTGTTGGGGTGATTCTGGTGCACCCGTTTTTTGGTGGTATGGAGGATGATCACATGTGGTTGTACATGTGTCCAACAAATGGTGGGCTGGAGGATCCTAGGCCGAAACCGTCCACAGAGGATCTGAGCAAGCTAGGGTGTGAGAGGGTACTCATATTTTTTGCACAAAACGACCACTTAATAGATGTGGGTAGATGGTACTACGAGGAACTAAAGAAGAGTGAGTGGGCCGGAAATGTTGAGGTTGTGGAGCATGAAGGAGAGGCCCATATTTTCCACTTGATGAAGCCAGATTGTGAGAAGGCTATTGATTTAGTCAACAAGTTTGCTGCCTTTATCAACAAAGAGTAA